A stretch of the Teretinema zuelzerae genome encodes the following:
- a CDS encoding GNAT family N-acetyltransferase produces MDLTLEVIETERLLLVPADLKFANEIFKNFNSETTKYMYPKPANDISETIDFLSNSILEMKKGTNYQVIITKKDTHEFIGCAGLHDLTSEIPELGIWIKKESFGNKYGQETIKGIVNWAVKQNKWNKARYPVDKRNISSRKIPESLNGIIVKEFKSINMSNVELDEVEYEVSLEKEFA; encoded by the coding sequence ATGGATCTTACATTAGAAGTTATTGAGACAGAAAGATTATTATTAGTGCCTGCTGATCTAAAATTTGCAAATGAAATATTTAAAAACTTTAATAGTGAAACCACAAAATATATGTATCCGAAACCTGCAAATGATATTAGTGAAACAATAGATTTTTTGAGCAACTCTATATTAGAAATGAAGAAAGGAACAAATTATCAAGTTATTATAACAAAAAAAGACACTCATGAATTTATTGGATGTGCTGGATTACATGATTTAACAAGTGAAATTCCAGAATTAGGAATATGGATTAAAAAAGAGTCTTTTGGGAATAAATATGGGCAAGAAACAATTAAAGGAATTGTTAATTGGGCTGTTAAACAGAATAAATGGAATAAAGCTCGCTATCCAGTTGATAAAAGAAATATTTCTAGTAGGAAAATTCCAGAGAGTTTAAATGGAATAATTGTTAAAGAATTTAAAAGTATTAATATGAGTAATGTTGAATTAGACGAAGTTGAATATGAAGTGTCTCTTGAAAAAGAATTCGCCTAA